A window of the Bacillus sp. A301a_S52 genome harbors these coding sequences:
- a CDS encoding 1-acyl-sn-glycerol-3-phosphate acyltransferase, translating to MVYIIIKYVAKCVIPLKYNIVIKNGDKLHEIEGPLIVSSNHTSSLDPILIGLILDNPVYFMAKKELFRTQIGAWFFTAMNAISIDRNAYMLIRPIRKVLTLLERKEVVGIFPEGKRVKKDRKGKPKNGVAFFALKARVPVLPIGLIINDKRRLFRRKVTVIIGEPIDLSDCPFKNSYSQISEYIMEVSHTLVNREQLSDKYKTIIEPHPQMSKKM from the coding sequence ATGGTTTATATAATTATAAAGTATGTAGCAAAATGCGTTATTCCGTTAAAATACAACATTGTCATAAAAAATGGAGATAAATTACATGAAATAGAAGGGCCATTGATTGTATCATCTAATCATACAAGTAGCCTTGACCCTATTTTAATTGGCCTCATTTTAGATAATCCTGTTTACTTTATGGCAAAAAAAGAATTATTTCGGACTCAAATAGGTGCTTGGTTTTTTACTGCAATGAATGCCATTTCTATTGACCGCAATGCCTATATGCTTATTAGGCCGATTAGAAAAGTACTGACTTTATTAGAAAGAAAGGAAGTGGTTGGTATTTTTCCAGAAGGAAAGAGGGTAAAAAAAGACAGAAAAGGAAAACCTAAAAATGGTGTCGCCTTTTTTGCATTAAAAGCTCGTGTTCCCGTACTGCCTATAGGGTTAATAATAAATGACAAACGACGACTATTCAGGCGAAAAGTTACCGTGATTATTGGAGAACCCATTGATTTAAGTGACTGTCCATTTAAAAATAGCTACAGCCAGATATCTGAATACATTATGGAAGTGTCCCACACACTCGTAAATCGTGAACAACTATCTGACAAGTATAAAACAATCATTGAACCACATCCGCAAATGAGTAAAAAAATGTAG
- a CDS encoding diacylglycerol kinase family lipid kinase, protein MLGFIVNELSGNGRGKRVWRKIERSVLLKDIDYTARFTNAPNHATELVKDLLNEKVDIIIVVGGDGTIHEVVNRLVFQPTPLGVIPTGSGNDFARSLSIPMNPFKALERILMNEPESIDILDLGKRYCLTVTGIGLDGQVAATVNKAVYKRFLNWCRLGGLSYTVSLLDTLVRYVPTTVRLVIDGKEMSFEKVWLVAIANSPSYGGGITICPDALFNDGLLNVCIVHGLNKWSLLRVFPKAFKGNHIVLKKNVTLIQGKQISVLSDPPVPVHTDGEQLMLSPVKVTIKREALNII, encoded by the coding sequence ATGTTAGGGTTTATTGTGAACGAATTATCAGGAAATGGTAGGGGGAAACGAGTATGGAGGAAAATTGAGCGCAGTGTACTACTTAAAGACATTGACTATACTGCACGTTTTACAAATGCTCCTAACCATGCTACCGAACTTGTTAAAGATCTATTGAACGAGAAGGTTGATATCATCATTGTGGTAGGAGGAGATGGCACGATTCATGAAGTGGTAAATCGCCTTGTTTTTCAACCAACTCCTCTAGGTGTTATCCCTACCGGTTCGGGAAATGATTTTGCCCGATCGTTATCTATTCCAATGAACCCCTTTAAAGCACTAGAACGTATTTTAATGAATGAGCCAGAATCGATTGATATTCTAGATCTTGGTAAACGTTATTGTTTAACAGTTACCGGAATTGGCTTAGATGGGCAAGTAGCGGCAACTGTAAACAAAGCAGTGTATAAAAGGTTTTTAAATTGGTGTCGCTTAGGTGGTTTATCTTACACAGTAAGCTTACTAGATACATTAGTTCGTTATGTACCGACCACGGTGAGATTAGTAATCGATGGGAAAGAAATGAGCTTTGAAAAAGTGTGGCTAGTTGCCATTGCAAATTCTCCATCATATGGGGGAGGAATAACAATTTGTCCCGATGCTTTATTTAATGATGGTCTATTAAATGTGTGTATTGTACATGGTCTTAATAAGTGGTCCTTGCTTCGCGTATTTCCAAAGGCTTTTAAAGGTAATCATATCGTTCTTAAAAAGAATGTTACTCTGATCCAAGGAAAGCAAATCTCTGTACTATCTGACCCGCCGGTCCCAGTCCATACAGATGGCGAACAATTGATGCTTAGTCCTGTAAAGGTAACGATCAAAAGAGAAGCGTTAAATATTATTTAA